One segment of Candidatus Ozemobacteraceae bacterium DNA contains the following:
- a CDS encoding adenylate/guanylate cyclase domain-containing protein has translation MLILTWVLTACGDIFLPVAAILLVPGTLFLGGLCLWKGLAAEFLLEMFMMSVLAGAISAINSLNASGAVPLARYQKLEKQQRDEREDRFQLLLQFSLLGCLTNMERVFDQAFQILQKYFRVQQAVIYLADYTTNELRPARAVGFASNRLDGLVIKVPPSFWGITEYDPEKGLTNIIYGRGQLPSIRAILPSCSHESLMAMPLTVKGRIVGLMNVVRQDADEVRTENRSLLGTFGYVLASALNNCQSHEVAISERDQAIRTTAEIQKRQQDLKEVFGRYVAPEVVAELEQDPTGAAVGGRRQRVTIMVADLRGFTAMTTVLPLEGLVQILNGWFERASQVILRNHGTIDKFMGDGVMVLFGAPITKPDDCLRAAFTAFRLQEIFLEFLQEYAPLLQGRSLGLGISITTGDVVAGNFGSARRMEYTAIGDAVNLAARFEKLAANGEIVTDTTTFGMLQDRFEYKVEKNVQVKGKEPLDVYRLVAIRRKPEKPEKNARR, from the coding sequence GTGCTGATCCTGACGTGGGTCCTGACCGCCTGCGGCGATATCTTCCTCCCGGTGGCGGCCATTCTCCTGGTGCCGGGCACCCTCTTCCTTGGCGGGTTGTGCCTCTGGAAGGGGCTCGCCGCGGAGTTCCTGCTCGAGATGTTCATGATGTCGGTTCTGGCCGGCGCGATCTCGGCCATCAACAGCCTCAACGCGTCGGGCGCGGTCCCACTGGCTCGGTATCAGAAGCTCGAAAAGCAGCAGCGCGACGAACGGGAAGACCGTTTCCAGCTGCTTCTCCAGTTCAGTCTGCTCGGGTGTCTGACGAACATGGAGCGGGTGTTCGACCAGGCGTTCCAGATTCTTCAGAAGTATTTCCGGGTGCAGCAGGCCGTCATCTATCTTGCAGACTATACAACGAACGAATTGCGGCCCGCCCGGGCCGTCGGGTTCGCCTCGAACCGGCTCGACGGGCTCGTGATCAAGGTGCCGCCCAGCTTCTGGGGAATCACCGAATACGATCCCGAGAAGGGGCTCACGAACATCATCTATGGCCGGGGCCAGCTTCCCTCGATCCGGGCGATTCTTCCGTCATGTTCTCATGAATCGCTCATGGCGATGCCCCTGACCGTGAAGGGGCGGATTGTCGGCCTCATGAACGTCGTTCGCCAGGATGCCGACGAGGTGCGGACCGAAAACCGCTCGCTTCTCGGAACGTTCGGCTACGTGCTCGCGTCGGCGCTCAACAATTGTCAGAGCCACGAGGTCGCCATTTCCGAGCGTGACCAGGCCATCAGGACCACGGCGGAGATCCAGAAGCGCCAGCAGGACCTGAAGGAAGTGTTCGGCCGGTACGTCGCTCCAGAGGTCGTCGCCGAACTCGAACAGGACCCGACTGGGGCGGCTGTCGGCGGAAGGCGACAGCGCGTGACGATCATGGTTGCCGATCTGCGCGGCTTCACGGCGATGACGACGGTCCTTCCGCTCGAAGGGCTGGTTCAGATCCTGAACGGCTGGTTCGAGCGCGCTTCTCAGGTCATCCTGCGGAACCACGGGACGATCGACAAATTCATGGGCGACGGCGTGATGGTGCTGTTCGGCGCTCCCATCACCAAACCGGATGACTGTCTGCGTGCGGCCTTCACGGCATTCCGTCTCCAGGAGATCTTCCTCGAGTTCCTGCAGGAATATGCCCCCCTGCTTCAGGGGCGGTCGCTCGGCCTCGGCATTTCGATCACGACCGGCGACGTGGTCGCGGGCAACTTCGGGTCCGCGCGCCGCATGGAATACACGGCGATCGGGGACGCGGTCAACCTCGCCGCCCGGTTCGAGAAACTCGCCGCGAACGGCGAGATCGTGACCGATACGACGACGTTTGGCATGCTCCAGGACCGCTTTGAATACAAGGTCGAGAAGAACGTGCAGGTCAAGGGCAAGGAGCCTCTCGATGTCTATCGCCTGGTGGCCATCCGCAGGAAGCCTGAAAAACCGGAAAAGAATGCCCGTAGATAA
- a CDS encoding Bax inhibitor-1 family protein, with the protein MEFHDRVGAQEASWPEQQQRKAMWTGMSQSTFMSRVLPYFGGGLILTALGTAFGKSMGTGFLLFAILANFGLYFALLWNRHTPGLNVALFYGYTFMNGMLLGPLVALANAINPWLVVQALGLTAVGFFAIAAYVMSTGKDFSGLGPFLISGLIVVIVAGIMNIFIGGSGLGLGISILSAVLFMGFTAYDMSNIMLKFRDEEYILATVELYLDFVNLFVALLRILIHIAASNRD; encoded by the coding sequence ATGGAATTTCATGACCGCGTAGGCGCGCAGGAAGCCTCCTGGCCTGAACAGCAGCAGCGAAAGGCGATGTGGACGGGAATGTCCCAGTCGACCTTCATGTCCCGCGTTCTTCCCTATTTCGGCGGCGGTCTCATTCTCACCGCCCTCGGCACGGCCTTCGGCAAATCGATGGGAACGGGCTTTCTGCTGTTCGCCATCCTCGCCAACTTCGGTCTGTATTTCGCCCTGCTCTGGAACCGCCACACGCCAGGCCTGAACGTCGCCCTGTTCTACGGATACACGTTCATGAACGGCATGCTGCTCGGTCCTCTCGTCGCACTGGCAAACGCCATCAACCCGTGGCTCGTCGTGCAGGCGCTCGGCCTCACGGCGGTCGGTTTCTTCGCGATTGCCGCGTACGTCATGTCGACAGGCAAGGATTTTTCCGGTCTCGGGCCGTTCCTGATCTCGGGCCTGATCGTCGTCATCGTCGCCGGCATCATGAACATCTTCATCGGCGGCTCAGGACTCGGGCTCGGCATCTCGATCCTCAGCGCGGTGCTCTTCATGGGCTTCACGGCCTACGACATGAGCAACATCATGCTCAAGTTCCGCGACGAGGAGTACATCCTCGCGACGGTCGAGCTGTATCTCGACTTCGTCAACCTGTTCGTCGCCCTTCTGCGGATCCTCATCCACATCGCCGCATCAAACCGCGACTGA
- a CDS encoding SpoIIE family protein phosphatase: protein MSAEHGTSRHERTSLAIQAVILILSAWIGLEAWIDHREHQARQAFAARASDRVTELAASSNPDLYARATLLPLLRLADATADRLRQMAGRRGITTAFYRYDADGRRIDISPANATNLWLMDRLARALTTGDERLVAEYGKQIDRKLPFLIGEGRDLVWLRNERGRLIEVFSDKGKGYVAWNADAKGVRILHCLTTPTEAEFFNLLLPPGGKRDILIAGFGRTGEDIVLQRGRLIDPLATRAYKTISAEGHSMSGMHGGFHWEFLETSDGRIVYGAFEPPASREEFVRLAVRSLAVALLIISLLVLTGSNRTTRLRLRFLLVMLFLASTSIPLFSIMVGSIDVVDMYQDVLGTRVKAAQDEAIRNLSQGFNGHLASATTAMRPYIQRAADASGTADGAAILRSLRRAKLADWLQLRDAAGQLVYSSTPTGPTDRETLLMSMARRAIERYEPARLSEKPYKGNSLTDQMVRRDDMGFSTLISQNKRVQLVQSGSNKILYYLAALPRGKGEVAYMETRLPLATAVKTYLRRKALQRQEFDGGWIRFFALDMQKNTWPLPPPRSLARGLSKLAMASWITDRPQTSRLSIGGKGGFAVCIASPNLADHCLIAYYADDRYVDRIRRLWRDIVATEAAFLVMLAILAFGIAKQLLKPLQEIEGAVQALSARNFDKRLEVVGNDEMARLFQTFNEMMAESRELQVARNVQEGLVPTKFPDMPGYSIAGKIFTASDLSGDCLDGFRLPDGRFAFLVGDITGHGVAAALLMAFSRAATFHWSQSEKLTSSDFADTLDTLLKRQRDARRFMSAICGILDPVSHEIEFITCGHPYPVFIDASGKPRLVGSPMLPLGRGKKPAVRTLEKVVMSPGTRMLIATDGFIEALDAGQHPIGFERLQEWAAELSTDRAEEWIARMMHRVDEVSPPPRLDDTTIFAIVRQPGMKEDRHENG, encoded by the coding sequence ATGAGCGCCGAGCACGGCACCAGCCGCCACGAGAGGACGAGTCTGGCGATCCAGGCCGTGATTCTAATCCTTTCAGCCTGGATCGGCCTCGAAGCCTGGATCGATCATCGCGAGCACCAGGCCCGGCAGGCTTTTGCCGCCCGGGCTTCCGACCGGGTGACGGAGCTTGCGGCAAGCTCGAATCCCGATCTGTATGCCAGGGCGACCCTGCTTCCCCTTCTGAGGCTCGCCGACGCGACGGCCGACAGACTCAGGCAGATGGCCGGCCGACGCGGAATCACGACGGCATTCTACCGGTACGACGCCGACGGCCGTCGCATCGATATCTCTCCCGCGAACGCAACGAACCTGTGGCTGATGGACCGGCTCGCACGCGCCCTGACGACCGGAGACGAGCGACTCGTAGCGGAGTATGGAAAGCAGATCGACCGCAAACTACCCTTTCTGATCGGCGAGGGGCGCGACCTGGTCTGGCTGAGGAACGAGCGTGGCCGGCTCATCGAGGTGTTCAGCGACAAAGGGAAGGGCTACGTCGCCTGGAACGCCGATGCGAAAGGCGTCAGAATCCTTCACTGTCTCACGACTCCGACGGAAGCCGAATTTTTCAACCTGCTCCTTCCGCCCGGCGGCAAACGCGACATCCTGATCGCGGGCTTCGGCCGCACCGGCGAGGACATCGTGCTGCAACGCGGCAGGCTGATCGATCCGCTGGCCACGCGGGCTTACAAAACGATTTCCGCCGAAGGACACTCCATGAGCGGCATGCATGGCGGCTTCCACTGGGAATTTCTCGAAACATCGGACGGGCGCATCGTTTACGGTGCGTTCGAACCGCCCGCCTCCCGGGAAGAATTCGTCCGGCTCGCGGTGAGATCCCTGGCCGTCGCGCTCCTGATCATCTCTCTCCTCGTCCTGACCGGTTCGAACCGAACGACGCGCCTGCGACTCCGCTTTCTCCTGGTGATGCTGTTTCTCGCATCGACTTCGATTCCGCTGTTCAGCATCATGGTCGGCTCAATCGACGTGGTGGACATGTATCAGGACGTTCTCGGCACGCGGGTCAAAGCCGCGCAGGACGAAGCGATCCGGAATCTCTCACAGGGATTCAACGGACATCTGGCGTCAGCCACCACGGCGATGAGGCCGTATATCCAGCGGGCAGCCGACGCGAGCGGAACCGCCGACGGAGCCGCCATTCTCCGTTCTCTCCGGCGCGCGAAGCTCGCAGACTGGCTGCAGCTCCGCGATGCAGCCGGACAGCTGGTGTATTCCTCGACGCCCACCGGACCGACCGACCGTGAGACCCTGCTGATGAGCATGGCCCGCAGGGCTATCGAGCGGTATGAGCCGGCACGGCTCTCCGAAAAGCCATACAAGGGAAACTCCCTCACCGACCAGATGGTACGGCGCGACGACATGGGTTTCTCGACGCTGATCAGCCAGAACAAGCGGGTCCAGCTGGTCCAGTCAGGCTCGAACAAGATTCTGTATTATCTCGCCGCGCTCCCGCGCGGCAAAGGCGAAGTGGCATACATGGAGACGCGCCTTCCCCTCGCCACGGCGGTCAAGACCTATCTCCGACGGAAAGCCCTTCAGCGACAGGAGTTCGACGGGGGCTGGATCCGGTTCTTCGCCCTCGACATGCAGAAGAACACCTGGCCGCTTCCACCGCCCCGCTCCCTCGCTCGCGGCCTTTCGAAACTTGCCATGGCAAGCTGGATCACCGACCGCCCCCAGACATCGCGTCTGTCGATCGGTGGGAAGGGCGGATTCGCCGTCTGCATCGCCAGTCCGAACCTCGCGGACCATTGCCTCATCGCCTACTACGCGGACGACCGGTACGTCGACCGCATTCGCCGCCTCTGGCGCGATATCGTCGCGACCGAGGCTGCGTTCCTCGTCATGCTCGCCATTCTCGCCTTCGGCATCGCAAAACAGCTTCTGAAACCGCTCCAGGAGATCGAAGGCGCCGTCCAGGCACTGTCGGCACGCAATTTCGACAAGCGCCTCGAAGTCGTCGGAAACGACGAGATGGCCCGCCTGTTCCAGACATTCAACGAGATGATGGCCGAGAGCCGCGAACTCCAGGTCGCCCGCAACGTCCAGGAAGGGCTCGTTCCGACGAAGTTTCCGGACATGCCGGGCTATTCAATAGCAGGAAAAATTTTTACAGCTTCAGATCTGAGCGGAGACTGTCTCGACGGCTTCCGCCTGCCGGACGGCCGGTTCGCGTTTCTCGTCGGCGACATCACCGGCCACGGGGTCGCGGCGGCGCTGTTGATGGCTTTTTCCCGCGCGGCGACATTCCACTGGAGCCAGTCGGAAAAGCTGACATCGAGCGATTTCGCCGACACCCTCGACACGCTTCTCAAGCGCCAGCGTGACGCGCGACGCTTCATGTCGGCCATCTGCGGCATTCTCGACCCGGTCAGCCACGAGATCGAGTTCATCACCTGCGGCCATCCCTATCCCGTCTTCATCGATGCCTCAGGAAAGCCCCGTCTCGTCGGTTCCCCGATGCTTCCGCTCGGTCGCGGGAAGAAACCGGCCGTCAGGACACTCGAAAAGGTTGTGATGAGCCCGGGCACGCGCATGCTGATCGCGACGGACGGCTTCATAGAAGCGCTCGACGCGGGGCAACACCCCATCGGCTTCGAACGTCTGCAAGAGTGGGCCGCCGAGCTGTCCACGGACCGCGCGGAGGAGTGGATCGCACGCATGATGCACCGGGTCGACGAGGTCAGCCCACCGCCGCGGCTCGACGACACGACCATCTTTGCAATCGTCAGGCAGCCGGGAATGAAGGAGGATCGGCATGAAAACGGCTGA
- a CDS encoding SpoIIE family protein phosphatase: MKTAESGFGRLALLAFGIPLLILAVIGNHTLGRFEDSADRLRLETQERSLDSIVAATAENEYILACLRERARLIRQSGLENADLRNALQAASRRDGLGVSLFLYDSNRLVFSAGSLQAGSLFERLMELLHRDGEAFLAGQRAVKDDLMAMFGPGNRLELIKRSRGLLSRFGRPGKSRGAYFWNEYPDGTSLFALVHRVPEAADRFRRVRQRAGMTWSGFALPGNDRWLPPPNTPDQDMKIAWEKCRSTGRLQVRHADLEWVFCQSQQELVWCVASPVPAGSSAPAIRNLVITASAVSALLLLTWLFASAGIRPGPDIIRLIEALPLRLRLTLLFVMATVLPLGLASIIGGIGVMDRIEVLTVESDRQALGRLHRYEHGVSSYLEKFRVIAERLRDHPAIREGRIESLGPMLSKLQEQDAFQDLEVRDHQARPLFSTIDAQVKGSNQAIEMFSRTAVRRYAPARGLQADKVTASELIGEAILSSDDVGLASMLRSRGKVWTFRMGTNPTLWFWDVYPDQATGPAFICLTHQLEWIYGRYINALVAKRVSESAPRPVIMRYGSSIANDRPRPAISGADRLALRNAAIRSQESGRVLSRTIRLADGIYRAVIKPETALGSYILADLMPIEEQLRALAPIRNRLKLTAAMALVLSLLAASLIASLFIVPITDLGEGISAIRRRDSAFRIPLRRPDEFGAVASAFNRLLSEFKELEYGRIVQESLLPAVTDAPEGYEISVMRRSATDLAGDYYDVVRLYDGKFAIVLGDVTGHGIAAALPMAMAKATVEYETISRWGYPGPLLARLNALFNRELKPRQKFMTMGCILLDPVTHTITFDNSGHPYPMIYSHSDKRCSEMVLPSPPLGIRASRTSKPVSRVIQAGDVVLLYTDGIIECTGRSTGEMFGYPALMKLLETCAETPGLSSGQILERIFATLDEWRVDGPLADDITLLLLRRNA, from the coding sequence ATGAAAACGGCTGAATCCGGCTTCGGACGGCTCGCCCTGCTCGCGTTCGGTATTCCCCTCCTGATCCTCGCCGTCATCGGCAACCACACCCTGGGCCGTTTCGAGGACAGCGCGGACCGGCTGCGTCTCGAAACCCAGGAACGGAGCCTGGACAGCATCGTGGCGGCGACGGCCGAAAACGAGTATATCCTCGCCTGCCTCAGAGAACGGGCCCGCCTCATCCGGCAGTCGGGTCTCGAAAACGCCGACCTCAGGAACGCTTTGCAAGCCGCTTCTCGCAGAGACGGTCTCGGCGTCAGTCTGTTCCTGTACGACAGCAACCGGCTGGTGTTTTCGGCGGGCTCCCTCCAGGCCGGCTCGCTGTTCGAGCGGCTGATGGAGCTCCTTCACAGGGATGGCGAAGCGTTTCTGGCCGGTCAGCGCGCCGTGAAGGACGATCTGATGGCGATGTTCGGGCCGGGCAACCGTCTCGAGCTGATCAAACGGTCGCGCGGCCTTCTCAGCCGTTTTGGCCGGCCAGGCAAGAGCCGTGGAGCCTATTTCTGGAACGAGTATCCCGATGGAACGTCTCTGTTCGCACTCGTCCATCGGGTTCCCGAGGCCGCCGACCGCTTCAGACGCGTCAGACAGCGAGCCGGCATGACCTGGTCCGGCTTCGCCCTGCCCGGGAACGACCGATGGCTCCCACCCCCGAACACCCCGGATCAGGACATGAAGATCGCCTGGGAAAAATGCCGCTCGACCGGCCGTCTCCAGGTCAGGCACGCTGACCTCGAATGGGTGTTCTGTCAGAGCCAGCAGGAGCTGGTCTGGTGCGTCGCCTCCCCCGTTCCCGCCGGGTCCTCGGCACCCGCGATCAGGAATCTCGTCATCACGGCATCGGCGGTGTCGGCCCTGCTTCTGCTGACGTGGTTGTTCGCCAGCGCGGGCATCCGGCCAGGGCCGGACATCATCCGCCTGATCGAGGCTCTTCCACTTCGGCTCAGGCTCACCCTTCTGTTCGTGATGGCGACGGTCCTTCCGCTCGGCCTCGCCTCGATCATCGGCGGCATCGGCGTCATGGATCGCATCGAGGTTCTCACCGTCGAATCCGACCGACAGGCTCTCGGACGTCTCCATCGCTACGAGCACGGGGTTTCCTCCTACCTCGAGAAGTTCCGCGTCATCGCCGAGCGGCTTCGCGATCATCCCGCCATTCGTGAAGGCCGCATCGAATCCCTCGGTCCGATGCTGTCGAAGCTCCAGGAACAAGACGCGTTCCAGGACCTCGAAGTCCGCGACCACCAGGCCAGGCCCCTCTTCTCGACGATCGATGCCCAGGTCAAGGGAAGCAACCAGGCGATCGAGATGTTCAGCCGCACCGCGGTCCGCCGGTATGCTCCCGCCCGCGGTCTCCAAGCGGACAAGGTTACAGCCTCGGAACTCATCGGCGAAGCCATTCTCTCGTCGGACGACGTGGGTCTCGCCTCGATGCTGCGCTCGCGCGGCAAGGTCTGGACGTTCAGAATGGGGACGAACCCCACCCTCTGGTTCTGGGACGTCTACCCCGACCAGGCAACAGGGCCGGCCTTCATCTGCCTGACGCACCAGCTCGAATGGATCTACGGCCGGTATATCAACGCCCTCGTCGCGAAACGGGTTTCGGAATCGGCACCCAGGCCGGTCATCATGCGCTACGGCAGCAGCATCGCGAACGATCGCCCGCGGCCGGCGATTTCCGGCGCCGACCGTCTGGCCCTGCGGAACGCTGCCATCCGCAGCCAGGAGTCCGGTCGCGTGTTGTCCCGGACGATCCGACTGGCAGACGGCATCTACCGCGCGGTGATCAAGCCCGAAACCGCCCTGGGAAGCTACATCCTGGCGGACCTCATGCCGATCGAGGAGCAGCTCCGCGCGCTCGCCCCCATCCGTAACCGACTGAAGCTCACTGCAGCCATGGCCCTCGTGCTGTCTCTTCTCGCGGCGTCGCTGATCGCGTCGCTGTTCATCGTTCCGATAACCGACCTGGGCGAGGGCATCAGCGCCATCCGCCGCAGAGACTCGGCGTTTCGCATCCCTCTCCGCCGCCCGGACGAGTTCGGAGCCGTCGCATCGGCCTTCAATCGCCTTCTGAGCGAGTTCAAGGAACTCGAATACGGCCGTATCGTCCAGGAAAGTCTTCTTCCCGCCGTCACGGATGCGCCGGAAGGGTATGAGATCAGCGTCATGCGGCGTTCAGCGACCGATCTCGCCGGCGATTATTACGATGTCGTCCGTCTGTATGACGGAAAATTCGCGATCGTGCTCGGGGACGTGACCGGTCACGGCATCGCGGCGGCCCTTCCCATGGCCATGGCAAAGGCGACCGTCGAATATGAGACCATCTCGCGCTGGGGGTATCCGGGCCCGCTGTTGGCGCGTCTCAACGCCCTCTTCAACCGGGAGCTCAAGCCGCGTCAGAAGTTCATGACGATGGGGTGCATCCTCCTCGATCCCGTCACCCACACCATCACGTTCGACAACTCGGGTCATCCATATCCTATGATATATAGTCATTCAGACAAGCGTTGTTCCGAGATGGTCCTTCCTTCTCCACCCCTCGGAATACGGGCATCGCGCACCAGCAAGCCCGTCTCGCGCGTCATACAAGCCGGTGACGTCGTCCTCCTGTACACCGACGGAATCATTGAATGCACGGGACGCTCGACCGGCGAAATGTTCGGCTACCCCGCGCTCATGAAGCTGCTCGAAACGTGCGCCGAGACTCCCGGGCTTTCGTCCGGCCAGATCCTCGAACGCATTTTCGCGACACTCGACGAGTGGCGTGTGGACGGCCCGCTCGCGGACGACATCACCCTGCTCCTTCTGCGGCGAAACGCCTGA
- the hydA gene encoding dihydropyrimidinase, with product MYDLVIKNALLMNGYEEWHADLAVNGEKIEAVGTGLPGRREINASGKWLMPGAIDAHVHMSLPFAGSVSADDFESGSRAAAFGGVTTMIDFTAQQGDEGLRASFERRFRAADGKSVIDWSLHACIGRLTAQVIDDLEWAARFGLTSLKMFTAYAKSGLMLDDGAVFEAMRRCRSLGILPTFHAENGAVIDRLCDEFQAKGMTGIQTLPLTRPVFTETEAVRRIADLARAADAAAYIVHTSSGDGAAEIARARRSGVKLYGETCPQYLTLDDSLLKGTDGHFYSCCPPIRPVGQPEEIWKYIKSGDIQVVATDHCPFTRAAKNTWGGSIGTLPMGLPGVETMPALFLSEGRKRGVPTRLLVRAISALPARIFGLHGTKGSLLPGSDADLMLYDPAAEWTVAATGLHMATDYSIYEGRPVLGKPVMTISRGEIIVENGIWKGTPGRGRFIGRKRFDHSCALPVD from the coding sequence ATGTACGATCTGGTCATCAAAAACGCTCTTCTCATGAACGGCTATGAAGAATGGCACGCCGACCTCGCGGTGAACGGCGAAAAAATCGAGGCGGTCGGAACTGGTTTGCCCGGTCGAAGAGAAATCAACGCGTCGGGGAAGTGGCTGATGCCGGGTGCGATCGACGCGCACGTGCACATGTCGCTTCCGTTCGCCGGCTCGGTGTCGGCCGATGATTTCGAGAGCGGAAGCCGCGCGGCGGCGTTCGGGGGCGTGACGACGATGATCGATTTCACGGCCCAGCAGGGCGACGAAGGGCTCAGGGCCAGCTTCGAGCGCCGGTTCCGGGCAGCCGACGGGAAGTCGGTCATCGACTGGAGCCTTCATGCCTGTATCGGCCGTCTCACGGCGCAGGTGATCGATGACCTCGAATGGGCTGCCAGGTTCGGTCTGACGAGCCTGAAGATGTTCACCGCCTACGCGAAATCCGGCCTGATGCTCGACGATGGCGCTGTCTTCGAGGCGATGCGCCGGTGCAGGAGTCTGGGAATTCTCCCGACCTTCCATGCCGAAAACGGGGCCGTCATCGACAGGCTGTGTGACGAGTTCCAGGCGAAGGGCATGACGGGAATCCAGACCCTGCCGCTGACGAGGCCGGTCTTCACGGAAACCGAGGCGGTCCGGCGGATCGCCGATCTCGCACGGGCCGCCGACGCCGCCGCATATATTGTCCATACCTCGTCGGGTGACGGGGCGGCAGAGATCGCCCGGGCGCGACGGTCGGGCGTGAAGCTGTACGGCGAGACCTGCCCCCAGTATCTGACACTTGACGATTCGCTGCTGAAAGGAACAGACGGGCATTTTTACTCCTGCTGCCCGCCGATACGGCCTGTCGGCCAGCCCGAAGAAATATGGAAATATATAAAATCAGGAGATATACAAGTGGTTGCGACCGATCACTGCCCGTTCACCAGGGCGGCAAAAAACACCTGGGGCGGCTCGATCGGCACTCTCCCGATGGGGCTTCCCGGCGTCGAGACCATGCCTGCGCTGTTCCTTTCCGAGGGGAGAAAACGGGGTGTTCCGACCCGACTTCTCGTGCGGGCGATATCCGCGCTTCCGGCGCGCATCTTCGGGCTTCATGGGACAAAGGGCAGCCTGCTCCCCGGAAGTGACGCCGACCTGATGCTGTATGATCCCGCGGCGGAATGGACGGTGGCGGCCACCGGCCTGCACATGGCGACGGATTACTCGATCTACGAGGGCCGGCCGGTTCTCGGAAAGCCGGTCATGACAATTTCCCGGGGCGAGATCATCGTGGAAAACGGCATCTGGAAAGGAACGCCAGGCCGCGGTCGGTTCATCGGGCGGAAGCGGTTCGACCATTCCTGCGCCCTTCCGGTCGATTGA